One part of the Candidatus Hydrogenedentota bacterium genome encodes these proteins:
- a CDS encoding sulfatase — translation MNNRLIACILLFAVLAGCGAPSEKEAPQDSPVSLEGFNVVVILIDSLRADHLGAYGRPGPTSPFIDTLASDAVVFGEAHAPSSFTRESVSALFTGKLPSQSGATGWAARPSGPRLGPIFREAGYATGFFSESVVVKGPAYTEGFDDFEFFDLTNADREHAPRLSERALEFAKKHAADPFLMYVHYLDPHGEYYPPAEYAARFVDQPPEVPLTLYESGEGVINVRAHRNALVARGFAPGQKDFEDWRGTYEAEIAYVDDAVRMLVEGLEALGVLDRTLLVVTSDHGEEFLEHGYVEHAWTVYRESTHVPLLLHVPRALSPARIDARISTVRILPTLLSLAGLETPAGLPRPLIEEAGGKVEAISEPGPVISENHIEFRNSSVALRDGDWTYIAWFREIPPESRHTALRIDGEKIAAGAPFPIGATPVREELFNTASDPDEQRDIAAAQPDALERMRGLLEAYREACRGAAEGAPPEGADDAAREALETLGYL, via the coding sequence ATGAATAACCGCCTCATCGCCTGCATCCTGCTCTTCGCCGTGCTGGCGGGTTGCGGCGCCCCGAGTGAAAAAGAGGCCCCGCAGGATTCCCCGGTGTCGCTGGAAGGGTTCAATGTGGTCGTTATCCTCATTGATTCCCTTCGGGCCGATCACCTCGGGGCCTACGGGCGTCCGGGGCCGACCTCCCCGTTCATTGATACCCTCGCCAGCGACGCCGTGGTCTTCGGCGAGGCGCACGCCCCATCGTCGTTCACGCGCGAGTCCGTGTCGGCCCTGTTCACCGGGAAACTGCCTTCGCAGAGCGGCGCCACGGGCTGGGCGGCCCGCCCCTCGGGCCCGCGGCTGGGCCCGATCTTCCGGGAAGCGGGCTACGCCACCGGATTTTTCAGCGAGAGCGTGGTCGTAAAAGGGCCCGCCTACACCGAGGGCTTCGACGACTTCGAGTTTTTCGACCTGACCAACGCCGACCGCGAGCACGCGCCGCGGCTGTCCGAACGCGCGCTGGAATTCGCGAAAAAGCATGCCGCCGATCCCTTCCTGATGTACGTCCACTATCTCGACCCGCACGGCGAATACTATCCGCCCGCGGAGTACGCGGCCCGATTCGTGGACCAGCCCCCGGAAGTTCCGCTGACCCTCTATGAATCCGGGGAAGGCGTGATCAACGTCCGCGCGCACCGGAATGCGCTCGTGGCGCGGGGATTCGCGCCGGGCCAGAAAGACTTCGAGGACTGGCGCGGAACCTACGAAGCGGAGATCGCCTATGTGGACGACGCCGTGCGTATGCTGGTGGAGGGCCTCGAAGCGCTCGGTGTCCTGGATCGCACGTTGCTCGTCGTGACCTCGGACCATGGGGAAGAATTCCTGGAGCACGGCTACGTGGAGCACGCGTGGACGGTGTACCGCGAGAGCACGCACGTGCCGCTGCTGCTGCATGTGCCCCGCGCGCTGTCCCCCGCGCGTATCGACGCCCGCATCTCCACGGTGCGCATCCTGCCCACGCTGTTGTCGCTGGCCGGCCTCGAAACGCCCGCCGGGCTGCCGCGCCCGCTCATCGAGGAGGCCGGCGGCAAGGTGGAAGCCATCTCGGAGCCCGGCCCCGTGATTTCCGAGAACCACATCGAGTTCCGCAACTCCTCGGTCGCGCTGCGGGATGGGGATTGGACCTACATCGCGTGGTTTCGCGAAATCCCGCCCGAATCGCGCCACACCGCCCTGCGGATCGACGGCGAGAAAATCGCGGCCGGCGCGCCTTTTCCGATCGGGGCCACGCCCGTGCGCGAGGAGCTTTTCAACACGGCATCCGACCCGGATGAACAGCGGGATATCGCCGCCGCCCAACCGGACGCGCTGGAGCGCATGCGCGGGCTGCTCGAGGCCTACCGTGAGGCGTGCCGGGGCGCTGCGGAGGGCGCCCCGCCCGAAGGCGCGGACGATGCCGCCCGCGAAGCCCTGGAGACCCTCGGCTACCTGTGA
- a CDS encoding aldose 1-epimerase family protein has protein sequence MQHLENEFLKVSASASGAELRRVFDKQHSLERLWEGDTAVWNRHAPILFPIVGRLLNNQYTYAGKNYELPQHGFARDHVFDVKRETDATLSYTLSDSEATREVYPFAFHLQVDYTLVRNQIRVDYTVTNPGRETMHFSIGGHPGFACPLLEDERFSDYYIEFEKQETCARWYANENGHIHRAEEDYLLDTNIIPYTIDRFKEDALIFKDLQSKTVAIKSFKNSHAVTMDFAGWPYLGIWSKPGGAPFICLEPWYGIADHVGHDGELTRKEGIMALEPGLNFCCSYGLTFT, from the coding sequence ATGCAGCACCTGGAAAACGAATTCCTGAAGGTCTCCGCGAGCGCCAGTGGCGCGGAGCTGAGGCGCGTATTCGACAAGCAGCACAGCCTGGAACGCCTGTGGGAGGGCGATACCGCGGTCTGGAACCGCCACGCGCCCATCCTGTTCCCCATCGTCGGGCGGCTGCTGAACAATCAATACACCTATGCGGGAAAAAACTACGAACTTCCCCAGCACGGCTTTGCGCGAGACCATGTCTTCGATGTGAAGCGCGAAACGGACGCCACCTTGTCCTACACGCTGTCGGACTCCGAGGCGACGCGCGAGGTCTACCCCTTTGCGTTTCACCTTCAGGTGGACTACACCCTGGTGCGGAATCAGATCCGGGTCGACTATACCGTGACCAATCCGGGGCGCGAGACCATGCATTTCTCGATCGGCGGGCATCCGGGATTCGCGTGCCCGCTGCTGGAAGACGAGCGGTTCAGCGACTACTACATCGAGTTCGAGAAGCAGGAGACTTGCGCGCGCTGGTACGCCAACGAAAACGGGCACATCCACCGCGCCGAGGAAGACTATCTGCTCGACACCAACATCATCCCCTACACCATCGATCGCTTCAAGGAGGACGCCCTCATCTTCAAGGACCTCCAGTCGAAAACGGTGGCGATTAAGAGCTTCAAGAACAGCCATGCGGTGACGATGGACTTCGCGGGCTGGCCCTATCTCGGGATCTGGAGCAAGCCCGGCGGTGCGCCGTTCATCTGCCTGGAGCCGTGGTACGGGATCGCCGACCACGTCGGGCACGATGGCGAACTCACCCGCAAAGAGGGTATTATGGCGCTCGAGCCCGGGCTCAATTTCTGTTGCTCCTACGGGCTTACCTTTACCTGA